Genomic segment of Panicum virgatum strain AP13 chromosome 9N, P.virgatum_v5, whole genome shotgun sequence:
AACCGTGCTAAAGGAACATATAAATAGAGGTGCCCCCTTCTCCTCTTGTGGTGGTATGGTAGAAGATGTATCAAGTAGGAGGTGACATACTTCCTCATGCATACACATGAGCCTTTGGAATTTATTCGGAATTTCTGAAATCTTTAATGGACCAAGCCCAAAATTCCATCACTATCTAGCACACAGACAGTCATCTTGAAAATTCATAATAATAATAGCAGTTAAGAAGATAAATGAAGACAAACCGATGATAATCTTTTGATTGAGCACAGCTGCAGCTTGCAACACAAATTAAGCATCTTTTACAAAATGCTAAAAGTCTTTAATAGCACTTATCCGAACCTGTAGGAAAATATAGGGGGGGGGATTGTTAGAATAATCTTGGTTTTATGTTAGTGTGGGTCAAGTCTAGCTACTCAGCTTTGACTTTGTTTCTCGACATTAGAGAATTCACGTCGGGTGTGCAACGCCACAAACTTGTGTGTATTTCTCATATGTGAGCTTTTTCTAGTGTTCAGAGTGACTTGTGTGTATTTCTCATATGTGAGCTTTTTCTAGTGTTCAGAGTGTGTGATCTTGCGAGCTAGttaggctttcatttgttaagaACTGGTTTGGAAAGTGAGAACTTACTTCCTTGTCGTTGCTTTTGATAAATTCTAGCATGGCTTCATGGGCCTCTCGCTAAGTGCCAGGAATGACACAACAAATCTTGGAATGTACTGTATAGAAAGCTCCTTCGCTTTCACTCTCTGTCCCTTGGCTGCCACGATGATTGCCTTGAAGCCTTGGGTGTACTGCTCCATCTGCAATTTCAAAAACACGTCATTCAAAACCCTAGGCCAAGCCTTAACCATACAACTATAGGAAAGATGGAGCAGCTGAGGCACCTCGGAGCCATCTTTCTTGCGTTGATGCGCTGGGCGTGCTCGCGGAGCCGCTCCAACTTGGTGTCCCAGCGTCGCTTGCGGAGGAGGGTCGGCGGCGCGGGGTAGAACTCGCCGCATCCCTTGCGGAGGGGTGGCGTCGCGGGGCGTCCCTCCTGGTGGAGGAGGGGTTTTGTCTATAAGGTTTTATTCGGAACATAAGGGTTGCCTTTATATCGATTTAATTTGTTTATGATAAGTAGCGAGAGTTTGGACGTCTAGACATGAACACATGGGCAGTGTAGTGGTTAACTCTGTCGGTATGCAACCAACTGGTAACCAGTTCGATTTTTGGGTACACCCATTTTTTTTCTGCTATAATTGAATCCGAGATGTTTTTTGCATCTGCTGGTGTAAAAATAGTGGAAATTAGTCTGAAAGAAGATGTTAGTCCCATCCGCGCACCAGATTCTTGGTCCCAAATGGGAATAAAGCCTCTAATGCACTTGGTCCCAAACCAGCTCTGCACTAGCAAGGATTtgataaaacaaaataaatctaTCGTGTTTATCAGTTCATTTTTAGCTCCAACTTGTAATCACTGGGCTGCAGCCAAGAGGATTCTTTGGCATGTAAAAAAAACAAGCAGTCAAAGACTGAAGTTTCTGAAATCTGACAGCAACAATCTGAATGCCTACTCTAACACTGAGCCGGGTGCCCATCGACCCATCGATTAACTAGTGGGTTTGCTGTTCTGATGGGACCTAATTTGGTGTCTTGGAACTCTGAGAAACAATCAACTATATCCAGATCGAGTACTGAATCGGAGTACAAAGCCATTGCAGATGTGACAAGCGAACTGATTTGGATTCAAATATTTCTTTGGCGGAACTTTGCATTTTTCAAAGAGAGATGCATCAGTTCTCTTGTCCAATAATCTTGGAGCAACCTAACTAACCGCTAACCAGGTACATGCAACTCACTTTTGACGAATCGAACAGCATGTCCCAAAGTGGGATGTATAACCATCAAATGTTTATGTTGAGAAAAATCAAAGGCTAATCTGAATGCTTACTCTGACAACAAGAACAACCTCTAAATTCAGACATTATTAGTGCACAACCATCAAAGACTATTGCAAGAACATAACTATAAAGAATTAAGAGCACTATATGTCAGTCCACATTCATCCATGTatcatcttactattactaattggagactcATTTGGAGTttccacatgaagccacctaagatcctaggtggactctctgaaaaaaagagaaatcctataaattctcacaaaaaatcagaaacatccggccatcaattcaacaactctaattataataaccatcagatctattatcttttctaataaattatccacctccaccattatgaaaataaactGAAGTAAACCCCGTAAATATGTAtttaaattatccacctctgtcattataaaaaaaatctaaagtaacccctaatctttGAGTAAACTACCCACATatactattataaaaataatacaaatagccCCTAGacttgcatataaattatccaattatgtcattattattacaagttaaattactcctaaatctaaatcaaaattatataattataataatatattaaagcgcaacaatataaaattctaaatttctatttatatcattattaatatattatttatattattatttatataaaaatactacccacgatatatgtcaccatatattcatgtatgatgaaagagataagaataGGATTCACAAACAAATTGTTCAACTCGacatatattgaatacatatggaggtgtgatgcaaaatgaaatctattgtaactagataatgataaatatatatttagagTATGTggtagaatatttaatagatgaaaaagggCGTGAGATGGATAATTGTAATTATTAACTTAATTCTTGCATCTTACTACTACTAATTGGAAGCTCATTTGAAGTCTCCACATGAAGctacctaggatcctaggtggacactctaaaaaaaatagagaaatcctaaaaattctcacaaaaatcagaaacatctagccatcCATCTGactactctaatcataatagtcattggatatgttatcttttctaataaattacccacctctgccatcaaaaaaatagactaaagtaacccctaaacatgtatctaaattacctacctcttccattataaaaaaaatccaaaataactccctaatcttcatgtaaattacccacaccTGTGCCATTAAAACAATAATGCAAAACAACCCCTAAATTTGTGTATAAATTCttcaattatgtcattattaactACCCACAATAAGTGTCAATGTGTATTTATATacgatgaaaaaaataaaacactaattcataaataaatattttaattaaatatatatatcaaacacacataGAGGTGTGgtgcaaaataaaatttattgcaATTAtattatgataaatatatattttatagtatgtgttagaattttTAATAGACAGGAGTGCGTgagagatagataattatagttattagttatattatttatttttataataactcTAATTAGCTCGTGCGGGAGCACATGTTGATAGACTAGTAAAGCTAACTGATAATCAAAGACGCGTTTAGTTACGCATCTGTGATATGGCGTCTTCTTTCTTCAGATCTGTAGTAGTGTGTGcaagtgatcacatgtgtcctGCCCTTAGGATCATACCCGTACATGGTTTTTGAAGGATGTGCTTACTGCTTAAGCTTCTAAGGAAAACTGAAACCTGAAGCAGAATGAGAGCCAACGCGTAAACGTTCTATTGATCTCAGGATGGTTATTTCATACATGTACAACAACATGTGCTCTAACCAACTTCCTATCGTATTGCACAGGCGTAGAGACGGGCGAGCGAGGCGGATGCCCTTGGGAGCGCGTCGTGCGCTACATCCTGAAGACTCGGTGGAGCAGGGAATGGGCGAGCACCGTGGCGAGCATGGTGCGAGCCGTTCCAGCTGACCCGGAGCGCAGGATGCATGCAACGTCACGCTGACAAAACTACTACTGAAAAACTGGGACTGCAAGCCTGCGTGTTCTGAACCCCTTCCCTCCTTTTCCTCTGGTTTCTGTATATGCATACTTGTGATGCGTTGTCTTGTGCTGTCACACGGAGATATGCTCAAGCACAGCTTTGCTTCAATCGTTGCTGACCCATACTGAGCTTTGACAGGAGGAAGACGCCGGCTGAGGATGCAAGCACTGCTCCAGCGAAGCAGGCCATGTCAAGTCCAGTGACCAGAGGCACGCTCATGAACTTCTCGAGAACGCCTACCTGCAGCAGCAGGAGTATTGCGTGGCCGATCCTCGTCTTTGCCTGGGTGATGGACCTGATCCTAGCCCCATCTTTCAGCTTCTGTTTTGGATTTGTAGTTTATTGTTAGTACCAACATATTGGTGATGGATCAGTCTATTCTAGAAGTATTGGCAGAGTTCAGTTACCTTTAGGTTGAATGCACCTAAATGGGGCGTGTTGACATGCCCAGCTGGTGTATGAATGCTCTGAGAACCATAAAACATGGTGTACATCCCCATGCCAAACTTGAGAAGAGCGGTGCCAAGCAGAAACATGTCTGAAGAAAAGAGACAGTTTTGCATGAAATTAGTAGGATTGAGCACACTAAAACTGACTGTCATTTGAGCTACTTAGTGTGTTTAAGGATATACATATTGCTTCAATAAGCGGCTTTATGATTTCACCCCGATCTACTGTGCCGGACATGGCATGGAATTGCATGAAGAACGACTTCATCACACCAACACAACCCTGCAACCGCATGGAAGGTATCAGCATGGGAAGTCTCCCCGGCATCAATCTACCGGAGCCAGAAAAATCTGAAGAAAGATCTCTACCTCAGCGAACAACGGGACTGACCCAACAAGGGATCCGGCCACACCAATCAGTGTGAAGGATTGGCAACTGATGATGGCCTGAATTTGTTACCCATATGAGCTCTGTTAGCAAAGATGAGAAACTGGACTCCACAAATATCAATTCTGCAACACGTCTTTCAGAGAACTCTTACCTGGTGGATTACTGTCTCAACGATCTTGGACCAGCACTGCCTCTCCAGTGCCAACTGTGCCGCTCCAAACTGCCTCAGGATCATGGTCCTTGTGATCTCATATGCCAGAGGTAACAGAAGGTCAGTGCTCTTCACTTCCTCCAATAGGAAACGCCCCAGCTTCTTCTCGGGTATGATGCTGGTAGCTCCCAGGGTGATCAAGGCAACCCTTTGATCTGCGCCGCGGCTAATCCTGTGCGTTTTCTTTGGCTCCCATAGGAACGGGAACTTGAGAGAGGGGATACGATCCAGGCTGGCGTTACCAGACTTTGAAGATGATGGAAGGTGGCTGTCCGTTTGGAAAGCCTTGGTGGTTTCCCTGGGCGGcagcctgctgctgccgcttgcTCCTGCCATTGCTGAACCTTCTTCTCCTGAAACTTGTGTTCTATGAAGACCCCACCTGTTGCCTTTTGTGGTGTTTACGTCTGAATTTTGCAGGAAAGGAAGGTGTCCATCTCTGACTGTATAAATACCCATATGCACGTGTAAAGGGGGTTGGAGGGATGGTAACATGTGTAGCGGCAGCAATTGGCGGGAAGGTTCCAAGAATAAAGGCATGGGAGTTGAATGTGGGGGTGGAACCGAAGATTCTGAAACCATCACCTTGTGGCTGGAGGGGATTTGTCCTGGAGCTGTACCAGCCCAATGGTGAATGGTATATACGGATCGACGTGTTTTCCGTGCTATAACTTGGTCAGTAATATCGAACTGATATTCTCTCTCCTAATTTTATTGTTTCATCATTAAGTAAGATAAGATCTGTGTAACCAATTATTGTTATGTTACCTGTGAGTTTGAGCGTAGTTACTTAGTACATCATGTGTTCTTTTTTGTGTCGTGATCAGCGCGGCGATTTGGCAAAACTGTGGATGTATTGCCAAATTTTGGATGAGCATTCAGAAATAACAAGCATGTTGCCTCTAGTACTCTTTGTGTTGCTTTTTAAGCCGTATTTGGAAGAACAGAAAATAACTTGTTTGTCGTAAACAGGATTTCAAGGTTAGCAGTTAGCAAACAAATATGAGGACTATGCTGTGCCTTCTTGGAGAACATTTCGAAGGAACCTCTGAAGTTGATGCGAAGAATAGAACTGTCCAGAAGGTACCGATGCCATTTTGTTGCTCACAAGAAGCAGGAGCGAAGATGTCTTCACGTTAGAAGTTTGAACACCAAGAGTTAAATGTGGAAATTGTACTATCTGTTTTTGAAACTTTTTTGGTGCCTTTTTGGTGCTAGCCTTTTTTTTAATCTGCAGTTTTTGAACAAGGCACAAACAATTTTGAAATCGAAATTTGGGACTGGGCTATTGTTTTAGCAAGTCATATTGATCTGGAAACTCGCCACGGAGAgttttttcatcaaatttctttTTGTTGAAGTCCACAAAATGGACATGGTAATGGGCAcactttttttctcgaacagaATCTCTCGTGATCAGATTCGGTTCGTATCAAGTTCACAAGGTCCTTCCAAGCAACTAGAGCAGCAAACTCCAAAGCCTGATGAGTCACCTGACGAGTGAAAGAGGACAGGTGAAGAATGACACGCAGCCGCACCGAAAGCAAGGTTCACGAAGTAGCAAAAGGCGAATTGAACCTGCACGCGGTTTTTTCGCCGTCTGCCAACACCGGATGACCGGAGCCGGGACTGGAGGGTGCCGCCAAGTCAGAGGCGAGGACGAGAGGTGGGACTTGGGAGCGAGCCGGACGCACGcgtgtgcggcggcgacgggttcCTTGGCACGCCGGCTTCCTCCATGGGGACACGTGACGCAAACGCCGGCCGCGCGTTCGCCGCGCCGTCTTTCTTTCCTACGCCGTCGCCGAACGACGGTGGAGGCTTGCTCTTGCCCGTGCGCGGACGGTGGCCGTTCTGCATCCGCTCTGACAGCATGCGTTTCCGCTTAGAGTTTTCTGGAAGGCTTTCAGCGTACCCCGCTTCGATCCTCTGCTTCGTGCCGCGGCGGTCGCCGGAGCACGCGCCGTTGCAAGCCTTCCTCGTCCTCGATTCATCTGGAGTTGTCAGGGTAGAGAGACGTCCGGAAACAACACACGTTCgtcagcggcgccgccgagTTGGGAGTGTGGTCCGGAACGGTGTCGGCGAGGCCTCATCGTTGCTCGTGCTGCAGCCAATGGCTAGCCTGGTTGCCCCGGGTAGTGGTCCCAAGCGAGCACACCATGGGCGCTGAGCGCTGGGAGCAAGGATGCGGAGGCGGGTAGCGGCCGCAGCGCaggcggtgctccggcgaggcgggggtcgggggtggacggtatttcatttaccgtccagcCCGTGAGTCCTGGTTACCGTCCGATTCGATATGTGCGGTCTAGATTGGGCGCAGTCGCAGTGTGACTCGGCCGTCTCTTCTCTTGTGATCTCTGGAGACTGGAGGCATGCCGGAGCCCGGAGGTCGGGTAGCGCTGCTGCTCGACAGCtcgaggccgccggccgccgggagaCAAGTGCATCCGTGCCACGCCCACGCGGGATGCACGAGATGCCCCGGCCGAGCAACGCGTCGACGCCTGCGCGTTGCCTCTGCCTTGAGCCGAGCATTGCCGACGCATGCGTCCCCAGGACGTACGGATGGCCACCATGTCCGCCGGCGAGGATGGCGTCTGCCGACCGCCGCCGTGAACGTCGCCCTGCTAGCAAGGGCGTTGATCGGTGGCGTCCGTTGGGGCCAGATTCATCCACGCACGCGGCCGGGGGTAACGCCCTGTGTGCGCCCGTCGCGACGCGTCCAGCATCCAGACCACGATCTCCTACTGCCGCCGCCGTTCTCGTACCCGCCCCACCGGCTCGTTctgcgccggcgcggcgagtaCGTGGTAGAGAGCAGCGCCTCGTTCTGCCGGGTGGATGCCACTGTGGCGCACTTCAGCAGCTGGGAGCGAGGGCGGCGCAAGTAGACTAGTAGAGTTCAGTTGTTGCAAAGGATAGAAAAAAAGGGGGAATATGCTGTGTGCTGTGCTGTGCATTCTTGGAGAACATTTTGAAGGAAATGCAGAATTTTATTGGAAGATGAGGACTGTCAGCACTGGTGCTAAACTAGCAGATTGTTCAGGCAAACTGGATTACTGGAGCTGTGTTTTGAACTTTTATTGCCTGCGTGTTTGGTGTTACGGAGCTGTTTTTCTTATGAATCCCACCAAGTGTACATGGTAACGGTCAAGCCTTTTCTTGAACAGAATATCCCGCGATCAGATTCCGCTCGCTTGACAACTCGGTTAGGTTCAG
This window contains:
- the LOC120692573 gene encoding uncharacterized protein LOC120692573 isoform X2, which encodes MAGASGSSRLPPRETTKAFQTDSHLPSSSKSGNASLDRIPSLKFPFLWEPKKTHRISRGADQRVALITLGATSIIPEKKLGRFLLEEVKSTDLLLPLAYEITRTMILRQFGAAQLALERQCWSKIVETVIHQAIISCQSFTLIGVAGSLVGSVPLFAEGCVGVMKSFFMQFHAMSGTVDRGEIIKPLIEAIYMFLLGTALLKFGMGMYTMFYGSQSIHTPAGHVNTPHLGAFNLKKLKDGARIRSITQAKTRIGHAILLLLQCLHPQPASSSCQSSVWVSND
- the LOC120692573 gene encoding uncharacterized protein LOC120692573 isoform X1; the protein is MLPSLQPPLHVHMGIYTVRDGHLPFLQNSDVNTTKGNRWGLHRTQVSGEEGSAMAGASGSSRLPPRETTKAFQTDSHLPSSSKSGNASLDRIPSLKFPFLWEPKKTHRISRGADQRVALITLGATSIIPEKKLGRFLLEEVKSTDLLLPLAYEITRTMILRQFGAAQLALERQCWSKIVETVIHQAIISCQSFTLIGVAGSLVGSVPLFAEGCVGVMKSFFMQFHAMSGTVDRGEIIKPLIEAIYMFLLGTALLKFGMGMYTMFYGSQSIHTPAGHVNTPHLGAFNLKKLKDGARIRSITQAKTRIGHAILLLLQVGVLEKFMSVPLVTGLDMACFAGAVLASSAGVFLLSKLSMGQQRLKQSCA